From a region of the Clupea harengus chromosome 9, Ch_v2.0.2, whole genome shotgun sequence genome:
- the LOC105900711 gene encoding olfactory receptor 2AT4-like translates to MSETNKSFITEFVIVGFPGLDPHYYGMVSALLFIVYLAILGGNTAFLVVFATEQGLHKPMYFIILNLVLSDILFSTTTLPKIIAKYWFKAGTISFTGCFVQMFFVHYFGSINSYILLIMSIDRYVAICFPLRYPVIMKNSTFLILIITAWLVSSTGCLMMVIRAYPLPYCSSNTIIHCFCDHISITRLACTDRTPYAIPALISAMVVLLVPLAFIIFSYLSIIVAVMRISSTKARVKTFSTCSGQLTIIALYYIPRIFVYMSSSVFGIKFNTDLRLTIILLYSLSPPMLNPLIYFLRTEEIKKILITRLSRLKIRAHSDQ, encoded by the coding sequence ATGTCAGAGACAAACAAAAGTTTTATTACAGAGTTTGTGATTGTGGGGTTCCCTGGACTTGACCCACACTACTATGGCATGGTGTCAGCCCTTCTGTTTATTGTGTATTTGGCCATCTTAGGTGGAAACACTGCTTTTCTTGTAGTGTTTGCTACTGAGCAAGGACTTCACAAACCAATGTATTTCATTATATTAAATCTTGTACTGTCTGATATATTGTTTAGTACCACTACTTTACCCAAGATCATCGCCAAATATTGGTTTAAAGCAGGAACTATTTCCTTCACAGGCTGCTTTGTCCAAATGTTTTTTGTGCATTATTTTGGCTCAATTAATTCATATATTTTGTTAATAATGTCTATTGATCGCTATGTAGCAATCTGCTTTCCACTTAGGTATCCTGTCATTATGAAAAACTCCACTTTTCTCATCCTCATTATCACTGCATGGCTGGTATCAAGTACTGGATGCCTAATGATGGTTATACGAGCATATCCTCTACCATATTGTTCTTCTAATACAATCATTCATTGTTTTTGTGATCACATTTCTATTACCAGACTTGCTTGTACTGACAGGACCCCCTATGCAATACCAGCCCTTATATCAGCAATGGTAGTGTTACTGGTACCCCTTGCTTTTATAATTTTCTCTTACCTCTCCATTATTGTGGCAGTTATGCGCATTTCAAGTACCAAAGCACGAGTTAAAACCTTTTCCACCTGCAGTGGTCAACTCACCATCATTGCACTTTATTATATTCCTCGGATTTTTGTTTACATGTCCTCCAGTGTCTTTGGTATCAAGTTCAATACAGACCTGCGACTTACTATTATTCTGCTGTATAGTCTTTCACCACCCATGCTTAATCCACTGATATACTTTCTAAGaacagaagaaataaaaaaaatactgataACAAGACTTTCCCGTCTGAAGATTAGAGCTCATTCAGACCAATAA